One genomic region from Halorussus rarus encodes:
- a CDS encoding YccF domain-containing protein, with protein sequence MATQNQQHGTRERSLVVRAAWYVFVGWWATGLWLSVAWLLNLSVVGLPLGIKMINKVPKVLTLKAEANSGLVDRRAGSDQPSLVVRAAYFVFVGWWASGVWMGAAYLVSLTVVGLPLAIVMYNKLPYVTSLYRY encoded by the coding sequence ATGGCAACACAGAACCAACAACACGGAACCCGGGAACGCTCGCTGGTCGTCCGGGCCGCGTGGTACGTCTTCGTCGGCTGGTGGGCGACCGGCCTCTGGCTCTCGGTCGCGTGGCTCCTGAACCTGAGCGTCGTCGGCCTGCCGCTCGGCATCAAGATGATAAACAAGGTCCCGAAGGTGCTGACGCTCAAGGCCGAGGCGAACTCGGGCCTCGTCGACCGCCGAGCGGGCTCCGACCAGCCGAGTCTCGTCGTCCGGGCGGCCTACTTCGTCTTCGTCGGCTGGTGGGCCAGCGGAGTCTGGATGGGCGCGGCGTACCTCGTCTCGCTCACCGTCGTCGGACTCCCGCTGGCGATCGTGATGTACAACAAGCTCCCGTACGTCACCTCGCTCTACCGGTACTGA
- a CDS encoding serpin family protein has translation MDRRSLQPNANRRRLLSTLAGAGAAGLAGCLSADSAPSAATGPDPANSPELSGPDDGALPDVDAPTDEYVAGNTDFGFALLDRLADDAPNENRFVSPYSIGVALAMTYAGARGGTRREMAETMRFRPTGEVLHESVAALRADLPLGDEESSESEQTTAGSQSDDGAPFRLRGANALWGQADYPFREEFLTTLERYYGAGLGRVDFRKNPGEARKAINGWVADRTEERIPDLFPKGTIDRRTRLVLANAVYFEANWADTFDEADTEPGAFTALDGATDEVPMMRQKTAFPFAEVDGVKVLGLPYAGGNAEMALLLPPRERFREFERSLDADRLADLLDATEEAKVEMSVPRFEFRSKLKLAKRLAAMGMPTAFTRNADFDGMAEGDADENLQLGSVLHEAYVRVDEQGTEAAAATGVEVVNTSAVLNPPTFRADRPFLFVVRHRPTGAVLFLGRVADAAAAA, from the coding sequence ATGGACCGCCGCTCCCTCCAACCGAACGCGAATCGCCGCCGCCTCCTCTCGACGCTCGCCGGCGCCGGCGCCGCGGGGCTCGCCGGGTGCCTCTCGGCCGACTCCGCGCCCTCCGCCGCGACTGGGCCGGACCCCGCGAACAGCCCCGAACTGAGCGGACCCGACGACGGAGCACTGCCCGACGTGGACGCGCCGACCGACGAGTACGTCGCCGGCAACACCGACTTCGGCTTCGCGCTGCTCGACCGCCTCGCCGACGACGCCCCGAACGAGAACCGGTTCGTCTCCCCGTACAGCATCGGCGTCGCGCTCGCCATGACCTACGCCGGCGCCCGGGGCGGGACCCGGAGGGAGATGGCCGAGACGATGCGGTTCCGGCCGACGGGCGAGGTGCTCCACGAGTCCGTCGCCGCGCTCCGCGCGGACCTCCCGCTCGGCGACGAGGAGTCGTCCGAATCGGAGCAGACCACCGCAGGGTCGCAGAGCGACGACGGCGCGCCCTTCCGCCTCCGGGGCGCGAACGCGCTCTGGGGGCAGGCTGACTACCCGTTCCGCGAGGAGTTCCTGACGACCCTGGAGCGGTACTACGGCGCGGGCCTCGGTCGGGTCGACTTCCGGAAGAATCCCGGGGAGGCCCGGAAGGCAATCAACGGCTGGGTCGCCGACCGGACGGAAGAGCGGATACCCGACCTGTTCCCGAAAGGGACCATTGACCGCCGAACGCGCCTCGTGCTCGCCAACGCGGTGTACTTCGAGGCGAACTGGGCCGATACCTTCGACGAGGCCGACACCGAACCGGGGGCGTTCACCGCGCTCGACGGGGCGACCGACGAGGTTCCGATGATGCGCCAGAAGACCGCCTTCCCGTTCGCCGAGGTCGACGGGGTGAAGGTGCTCGGACTGCCCTACGCCGGCGGGAACGCCGAGATGGCGCTGCTCCTGCCGCCCCGAGAGCGCTTCCGGGAGTTCGAGCGGAGTCTGGACGCCGACCGCCTGGCCGACCTCCTCGACGCCACCGAGGAGGCGAAAGTGGAGATGAGCGTTCCCCGGTTCGAGTTCCGGTCGAAGCTGAAGCTCGCGAAGCGGCTGGCGGCGATGGGGATGCCGACCGCGTTCACCCGGAACGCCGACTTCGACGGGATGGCGGAGGGCGACGCCGACGAGAATCTCCAGCTCGGTTCGGTGCTCCACGAGGCGTACGTCCGCGTCGACGAGCAGGGCACCGAGGCCGCCGCGGCCACCGGGGTCGAGGTCGTCAACACGAGCGCGGTCCTGAACCCGCCGACGTTCCGCGCCGACCGGCCGTTCCTGTTCGTCGTCCGCCACCGGCCCACCGGCGCGGTGCTGTTCCTGGGTCGGGTCGCTGACGCCGCGGCCGCCGCCTGA
- the surE gene encoding 5'/3'-nucleotidase SurE has product MSDAREILLTNDDGIESPGIRALYDALSEVGNVTTVAPADDQSAVGRAMTYEVPVAEHELGYALEGTPSDCVVAGLAELGPYPDVVVSGCNEGANIGAYVLGRSGTVSAAVEAAFFGVPAIAASLHVPQSEWPRDTEPAEYEEVAEAVKYLVERAPDAGVFEDAEYLNVNAPLPSAGHTPMVVTRPSHVYDMDATEEDGVVTLHDRTWQQMDSDSLPDPEGTDRRAVYEGKISVSPLTAPHTTEHHEALDDLADRY; this is encoded by the coding sequence ATGAGCGACGCCCGCGAGATCCTGCTGACGAACGACGACGGGATAGAGAGTCCCGGAATCCGCGCCCTCTACGACGCCCTCTCGGAGGTCGGCAACGTCACGACGGTGGCGCCCGCCGACGACCAGAGCGCCGTGGGTCGGGCGATGACCTACGAGGTGCCGGTCGCCGAGCACGAACTCGGCTACGCCCTGGAGGGGACGCCCTCCGACTGCGTGGTCGCCGGCCTCGCCGAACTCGGCCCCTACCCCGACGTCGTGGTCTCGGGGTGCAACGAGGGCGCGAACATCGGCGCGTACGTCCTGGGCCGGTCCGGCACCGTCAGCGCCGCGGTCGAGGCCGCCTTCTTCGGGGTGCCCGCGATCGCGGCGTCGCTCCACGTCCCCCAGAGCGAGTGGCCCCGCGACACCGAGCCGGCCGAGTACGAGGAGGTCGCCGAGGCCGTGAAGTACCTGGTCGAGCGCGCGCCCGACGCCGGCGTCTTCGAGGACGCCGAGTACCTCAACGTCAACGCGCCGCTCCCCTCGGCGGGCCACACCCCGATGGTCGTCACCCGGCCCTCCCACGTCTACGACATGGACGCGACCGAGGAGGACGGCGTGGTCACGCTCCACGACCGCACCTGGCAGCAGATGGACAGCGACAGCCTGCCCGACCCCGAGGGCACCGACCGCCGGGCGGTCTACGAGGGCAAGATCAGCGTCTCGCCGCTGACCGCGCCCCACACGACCGAGCACCACGAGGCGCTCGACGACCTCGCCGACCGGTACTGA
- a CDS encoding arsenate reductase/protein-tyrosine-phosphatase family protein codes for MSESTTDSDPENSPVRVAFVCVQNAGRSQMSLAFAEREVERRGLEDEIELLTGGTRPADRVHDVVVDVMAEEDFDLSDRTPREISVEELRSCDYVATMGCSTLDVGGVGGDVDVRDWALDDPDGGDVERVREIRDEIEERVTELFDEIEQHRKMA; via the coding sequence ATGAGCGAATCCACCACCGACTCCGACCCCGAGAACAGCCCCGTCCGCGTCGCGTTCGTCTGCGTCCAGAACGCCGGCCGGAGCCAGATGTCGCTCGCGTTCGCAGAGCGGGAGGTCGAGCGCCGCGGCCTCGAAGACGAGATCGAACTCCTGACCGGCGGGACTCGTCCCGCGGACCGCGTCCACGACGTCGTCGTCGACGTGATGGCCGAGGAGGACTTCGACCTCTCGGACCGCACGCCCCGCGAGATATCCGTCGAGGAACTCCGCTCGTGCGACTACGTGGCGACGATGGGCTGTTCGACGCTCGACGTCGGGGGGGTCGGCGGCGACGTCGACGTTCGCGACTGGGCGCTCGACGACCCCGACGGAGGGGACGTCGAGCGCGTCAGGGAGATCCGCGACGAGATCGAAGAACGCGTGACGGAGCTGTTCGACGAGATAGAGCAGCATCGGAAAATGGCGTAG
- the arsB gene encoding ACR3 family arsenite efflux transporter, with protein sequence MSDDLGVLDRYLTVWIGLAMVLGVALGRFVPGVADVLNAVTWHGTSLPIALGLFVMIFPIMAEIEYGRIPKVTRTARKEIGLTLAFNWLVAPFLMYGLAVTFLGGHPEFVTGLIIVGIAPCIAMVLVWNELAAGNQEMCAVCVGVNSLLQIALFVPYAFLFLTVLRGTTVDVSMGLIAQMVLVFLGLPLALGYLTQKVAFRTVGREAYYRRFVPRISPFGLLGLLFTVVVMFALKGDYIVSNPGQIVLIAIPLFIFFVGLWALAYGVSALVGFDYTESVSIAFTAASNNFELAIAVAVAVFGIGSNVALATVVGPLIEVPVMLALVRVALATKDRLFAEPADAPGLSYSD encoded by the coding sequence GTGAGCGACGACCTCGGCGTCCTCGACCGGTATCTCACCGTCTGGATCGGCCTCGCGATGGTCCTCGGGGTCGCGCTCGGCCGGTTCGTCCCCGGGGTCGCGGACGTCCTCAACGCGGTGACGTGGCACGGGACGAGCCTCCCCATCGCGCTCGGGCTGTTCGTGATGATCTTCCCCATCATGGCCGAGATCGAGTACGGTCGGATTCCAAAGGTGACGCGCACGGCCCGCAAGGAGATCGGGTTGACGCTCGCGTTCAACTGGCTCGTCGCGCCCTTCCTGATGTACGGGCTCGCCGTGACGTTCCTCGGCGGACACCCCGAGTTCGTGACCGGGCTCATCATCGTCGGCATCGCGCCGTGCATCGCCATGGTGCTGGTCTGGAACGAGCTGGCCGCCGGCAACCAGGAGATGTGCGCGGTCTGCGTCGGCGTGAACAGCCTGCTCCAGATCGCGCTGTTCGTCCCGTACGCGTTCCTGTTCCTGACCGTCCTGCGCGGCACGACGGTCGACGTCTCGATGGGACTCATCGCCCAGATGGTGCTGGTGTTCCTCGGCCTCCCGCTCGCGCTCGGCTACCTCACGCAGAAGGTCGCGTTCCGCACCGTCGGTCGCGAGGCCTACTACCGGCGGTTCGTCCCGCGCATCAGCCCGTTCGGGCTGCTCGGCCTCCTGTTCACGGTCGTCGTGATGTTCGCGCTCAAGGGCGACTACATCGTCTCGAACCCCGGCCAGATCGTCCTCATCGCGATTCCCCTGTTCATCTTCTTCGTCGGCCTGTGGGCCCTGGCGTACGGCGTCAGCGCGCTCGTCGGCTTCGACTACACCGAGAGCGTGAGCATCGCGTTCACCGCCGCGTCGAACAACTTCGAGCTCGCCATCGCGGTGGCGGTCGCCGTCTTCGGCATCGGGAGCAACGTCGCGCTCGCGACGGTCGTCGGCCCGCTCATCGAGGTGCCGGTGATGCTCGCGCTGGTCCGGGTCGCGCTCGCGACGAAGGACCGCCTGTTCGCCGAGCCCGCGGACGCCCCCGGCCTCTCGTACTCCGACTGA
- a CDS encoding metalloregulator ArsR/SmtB family transcription factor, giving the protein MTEPTTRIRRLLADELGECCDADVDRRLDELQSLADSAFADDRIRPVFAVLGDETRYRLARALAVAEEELCVCELEPLVDVSESAVSHALSDLVDAGLITRRKDGNWRYYTATALADELFATADREVNEA; this is encoded by the coding sequence ATGACAGAGCCAACGACGCGGATTCGACGTCTCCTCGCCGACGAACTCGGCGAGTGCTGCGACGCCGACGTGGACCGCCGGCTGGACGAATTACAGTCGCTCGCGGACTCGGCGTTCGCCGACGACCGCATCCGTCCCGTCTTCGCGGTGCTCGGCGACGAGACCCGGTACCGTCTCGCGCGAGCGCTCGCCGTCGCCGAGGAGGAGCTCTGCGTCTGCGAGCTCGAACCGCTCGTGGACGTGAGCGAGAGCGCCGTCAGCCACGCCCTCTCGGACCTCGTGGACGCCGGGCTCATCACCCGGCGCAAGGACGGGAACTGGCGGTACTACACGGCGACCGCGCTCGCCGACGAACTCTTCGCGACCGCCGACCGCGAGGTGAACGAGGCGTGA
- a CDS encoding universal stress protein — MGEHILVPYDGSPLSQRALERAITKHPGDQITALYVIDPMLAVYEAEAEGLPAASTWYERMTERADQIRADAEERAGEYDCELTTATENGRPARTILEYAEEHGIDHVIMGSHGREGVSRLVLGSVAERVTRRAPMPVTIVR, encoded by the coding sequence ATGGGGGAGCACATTCTCGTTCCGTACGACGGATCGCCCCTCTCTCAGCGAGCGCTCGAGCGGGCCATCACGAAACACCCGGGCGACCAGATAACCGCTCTCTACGTGATAGATCCGATGCTCGCCGTGTACGAGGCGGAGGCAGAGGGACTGCCCGCGGCGAGTACGTGGTACGAGCGAATGACGGAACGGGCCGACCAGATCCGTGCCGACGCGGAAGAACGGGCTGGTGAATACGACTGTGAACTCACGACGGCCACTGAAAACGGTCGTCCTGCTCGCACCATCCTGGAGTACGCGGAGGAACACGGGATTGATCACGTAATCATGGGCAGCCACGGACGCGAGGGGGTTTCGCGACTCGTCCTCGGGAGTGTGGCTGAACGTGTGACGCGACGAGCACCGATGCCGGTGACTATCGTCCGGTGA
- a CDS encoding VIT1/CCC1 transporter family protein has translation MIEQLLGDDVESSGRYLAEVIYGANDGIVTTFAVVSGVAGAALNPSIVLVLGAANLFADGFSMGMSNYLSRRSELDYQQSVREGGDKPPESSSDGKSPRRTAFVTFLAFVLAGWAPLVPYILELSPAFPLSISFTGLAFFVVGASRSLVTRRQWYVNGAEMFVVGMTAAVVAYTVGNLLGGVA, from the coding sequence ATGATCGAACAACTCCTCGGCGACGACGTCGAGTCCTCCGGGAGGTATCTCGCCGAAGTGATCTACGGGGCTAACGACGGAATCGTAACGACGTTTGCCGTCGTCTCGGGAGTCGCCGGGGCAGCGCTGAACCCCTCGATCGTGCTCGTTCTGGGCGCGGCGAATCTGTTCGCCGACGGGTTCTCGATGGGGATGAGTAATTACCTCAGTCGGCGATCGGAGCTGGATTACCAACAGTCGGTTCGAGAAGGCGGTGACAAGCCACCAGAAAGCTCGAGTGACGGGAAATCGCCGAGGCGAACCGCATTCGTCACGTTTCTCGCCTTCGTCCTTGCCGGGTGGGCTCCCCTGGTTCCGTACATCCTCGAACTCAGCCCCGCCTTCCCGCTCTCGATATCGTTCACCGGACTCGCGTTCTTCGTCGTCGGGGCGAGCCGGAGTCTGGTGACGCGACGACAGTGGTACGTGAACGGTGCCGAGATGTTCGTCGTCGGAATGACCGCCGCCGTGGTCGCCTACACCGTCGGGAACCTCCTCGGCGGTGTCGCCTGA
- a CDS encoding formate/nitrite transporter family protein: MNDEDEETPRVRPSDRAASGAPAEGWALSDRFEWEEIHQRLLASAEEAIDSTTRELFFSGLTAGFAIVLTFIGYAVGNANFPDNPFLASVLYPIGFLYIILGRHELYTENTLPPVKLVLTRLASLPLLLRMWVVVLAANIVGAGIGAFVLANTQVLSPEAMRAGVGLVHHGLETGWWDVFFKAVFAGWLVAGVVWLGTAAHDTISRVVIIYLVFYTIPTVGLFHVISSGAEALFFVFLGVPGPGVVAVFYEFWLPVLLGNTFGGAVLVALVSYAQAEHRRYPEIRILSTRDMLFSLKGGRPFDTPRPGIRLTEEDEDTGTREG, from the coding sequence GTGAACGACGAAGACGAAGAAACACCCAGAGTGCGTCCGAGCGATCGAGCGGCATCCGGAGCCCCGGCCGAGGGCTGGGCGCTCAGCGATCGCTTCGAGTGGGAGGAAATCCACCAGCGGCTCCTCGCGTCCGCCGAAGAGGCGATAGACAGTACCACCAGGGAGCTGTTCTTCAGCGGACTCACCGCAGGATTCGCGATCGTTCTGACGTTCATCGGGTACGCAGTGGGGAATGCAAATTTCCCGGACAACCCGTTCCTCGCCTCCGTGCTCTATCCGATCGGGTTCCTGTACATCATTCTGGGGCGGCACGAACTGTACACCGAGAACACGTTACCACCGGTCAAGCTGGTGTTGACCAGACTGGCCAGCCTCCCGCTACTGCTGCGCATGTGGGTCGTCGTGTTGGCAGCGAACATCGTCGGAGCGGGCATCGGCGCGTTCGTCCTCGCCAACACGCAGGTCCTCTCGCCCGAGGCGATGCGCGCGGGTGTCGGACTCGTTCACCACGGCCTCGAGACCGGATGGTGGGACGTGTTCTTCAAGGCAGTGTTCGCGGGGTGGCTCGTCGCCGGCGTCGTGTGGCTCGGCACCGCTGCGCACGATACCATCTCGCGCGTGGTGATCATCTACCTCGTCTTCTACACGATCCCCACCGTCGGCCTGTTCCACGTGATCTCCTCGGGAGCCGAGGCCCTCTTCTTCGTGTTCCTGGGCGTTCCCGGTCCAGGGGTGGTCGCGGTGTTCTACGAGTTCTGGCTCCCCGTGTTGCTCGGAAACACGTTCGGCGGTGCGGTCCTGGTCGCCCTCGTGAGCTACGCCCAGGCCGAACACCGGCGCTACCCCGAGATCCGCATCCTCTCCACGCGCGACATGCTGTTCAGTCTGAAGGGCGGTCGGCCCTTCGACACGCCGAGACCGGGAATTCGGCTGACCGAAGAGGACGAGGACACCGGGACGAGAGAGGGCTGA
- a CDS encoding helix-turn-helix domain-containing protein — MSIEASFTIDQADFPLSAVFAQLTDATIELDRIVPTSKAVIPYFWIYADDTASFTTDLSDDIGIDQVSIIDEVEGQMFVRVDWNLDHESVLTAIVNTDVTLLSGMGNQEQWTFEVRANEQQELSEFQTYCQKHDIPIELTQLHALASLTSDREYDLTEGQREAIVLAYSKGYFDAPRAATQDDIADELGITRQAVSSRLQRGLRRLVASALVTPQE; from the coding sequence GTGTCCATCGAAGCCTCCTTCACTATCGACCAGGCCGATTTCCCGCTGAGCGCCGTCTTCGCACAACTAACTGACGCCACCATCGAACTCGACCGAATCGTCCCCACGAGTAAGGCCGTCATCCCCTACTTCTGGATTTACGCCGATGACACCGCCTCCTTCACCACCGACTTGAGCGACGACATCGGGATTGATCAGGTGTCGATAATCGACGAAGTGGAGGGACAGATGTTCGTTCGTGTCGACTGGAACCTCGACCACGAGAGCGTTCTCACGGCGATCGTCAACACCGATGTCACGCTTCTTTCTGGGATGGGAAATCAGGAACAGTGGACATTCGAAGTGCGCGCGAACGAACAGCAGGAACTCTCCGAGTTCCAAACGTACTGTCAAAAACACGATATCCCGATAGAACTCACCCAGCTTCACGCGCTCGCGTCACTCACGTCGGATCGAGAGTACGACCTCACGGAGGGCCAACGCGAAGCGATAGTCCTGGCGTATTCCAAAGGGTACTTCGACGCGCCGCGCGCCGCCACCCAAGATGATATTGCAGACGAACTGGGAATCACCCGGCAGGCGGTCTCTTCACGGCTACAGCGCGGCCTTCGACGACTCGTGGCAAGCGCACTCGTTACCCCACAAGAGTGA
- a CDS encoding HalOD1 output domain-containing protein, which produces MNSTQDTYGCLELVDSMSTIEFDANRELFQAVYDRNQDSVSLAVVALVATALDKEPDHLAPLYSSIGVDAFEGRFRGTTNTRRGHISFNYEGFEVTVFGDGKIEADPLETNAVGVAGENEED; this is translated from the coding sequence ATGAACTCAACGCAGGATACGTACGGATGTCTCGAACTCGTAGACTCCATGTCGACCATTGAGTTCGATGCGAATCGAGAACTGTTTCAGGCAGTGTACGATAGAAATCAAGATTCGGTGAGTCTGGCAGTGGTTGCACTGGTAGCGACCGCCCTCGACAAAGAACCCGACCATCTGGCTCCGCTGTATTCCTCGATCGGTGTAGATGCATTCGAGGGACGATTCCGAGGGACAACCAACACTCGGCGGGGACACATTTCGTTCAACTATGAGGGGTTCGAGGTGACCGTGTTCGGTGACGGAAAGATAGAGGCGGACCCACTGGAGACCAACGCAGTTGGCGTCGCTGGAGAGAATGAGGAAGATTGA
- a CDS encoding DUF7344 domain-containing protein yields MRKIEREATSDGDLEMALREQQQRVLAGLDEEKTLDATPIIRHDESLSCEEYLTLVYELHHVHLPKLQSDGLVEFDRREDEVTRGAQFEKKRPSIKSGDKS; encoded by the coding sequence ATGAGGAAGATTGAGCGGGAAGCAACGAGTGACGGAGACCTCGAAATGGCTCTCCGAGAACAACAGCAACGGGTGTTGGCTGGGTTGGACGAGGAGAAAACGCTGGACGCTACACCAATCATCCGGCATGATGAGAGCCTGAGTTGCGAGGAGTATCTCACCCTTGTTTACGAACTCCACCACGTCCATCTTCCCAAGCTACAATCGGATGGCCTGGTCGAGTTTGACCGACGAGAGGACGAGGTGACGCGAGGGGCACAATTCGAGAAAAAGCGCCCATCCATCAAATCCGGGGACAAAAGCTGA
- a CDS encoding helix-turn-helix domain-containing protein, with protein MATEATFTVPSDQFPLGTVFKRLPGVTVELERIIPAQDVVIPYFWVRGTEVDDIEVAFLDHPGVENIHLVDSVADEYLLRVEWTLNYDGVLSTLMETQVPLIKAVGTNEQWTFDVRGDDRRDIAAFQERCRELDIPITLTKLHALTPIESEAETALTDTQQEALVLAYERGYFNTPRDVTMADLGDELGISQQAVASRLRRGISSILGSSLAELRPPD; from the coding sequence ATGGCTACCGAAGCGACGTTTACCGTCCCGTCCGACCAGTTCCCTCTGGGAACCGTGTTCAAACGATTACCGGGAGTGACGGTCGAACTCGAGCGAATCATCCCGGCCCAAGACGTCGTGATTCCCTATTTCTGGGTTCGGGGGACCGAAGTCGACGACATCGAAGTTGCGTTTCTCGACCATCCGGGCGTGGAGAACATTCACCTCGTCGATTCCGTCGCAGACGAGTACCTGTTGCGCGTCGAGTGGACGTTGAACTACGACGGCGTACTGAGCACGCTGATGGAAACGCAAGTGCCGCTCATCAAGGCCGTCGGCACGAACGAACAGTGGACGTTCGATGTTCGGGGTGACGACCGACGCGACATCGCGGCGTTTCAGGAGCGGTGTCGCGAGTTAGACATCCCGATTACGCTCACCAAACTGCACGCGCTCACGCCCATCGAGTCGGAGGCCGAGACCGCACTCACAGACACCCAACAGGAGGCGCTGGTACTCGCGTACGAGCGGGGTTACTTCAACACCCCACGCGACGTGACGATGGCCGACCTCGGCGACGAACTCGGCATCTCACAGCAGGCGGTTGCATCCCGACTCCGACGCGGGATCAGTTCGATTCTCGGCAGTTCGCTGGCCGAACTCCGCCCACCGGACTGA
- a CDS encoding DUF7344 domain-containing protein, with protein sequence MVGTLELDTVLDVCEHKHRRIVLAALADQHQSFSIDDLTNAIVKHDHHTPPSEAADETITKIRTGLHHVHLPMLAEAGLIQYDPERQLVEPTAQLDRAESHLSVVLAVDSELQTPLEGS encoded by the coding sequence ATGGTTGGGACACTTGAACTGGACACGGTTCTCGACGTCTGTGAACACAAGCATCGTCGCATCGTCCTGGCGGCACTCGCAGATCAGCACCAGTCGTTCTCGATAGACGACCTTACAAACGCAATCGTCAAACACGATCATCACACACCACCGTCAGAGGCTGCCGACGAGACAATCACGAAGATTCGGACCGGCCTGCACCACGTCCATCTCCCGATGCTAGCCGAGGCCGGACTCATCCAATACGACCCCGAGCGACAGTTGGTGGAGCCAACAGCTCAGCTTGATCGAGCAGAGTCCCACCTGTCGGTGGTTCTCGCTGTGGATTCTGAGCTTCAAACACCACTCGAGGGGTCCTAA